A DNA window from Flavisolibacter ginsenosidimutans contains the following coding sequences:
- a CDS encoding phosphotransferase family protein: MLRKQEVARLIETHTPLKILSLKRAGEGMHNEAFLVNGSYLFRFAKTEGDRQKIKKESLLLPVIKPLLSVAVPAPEYVSPDFSFIAHKKLSGIFLTKKIYNASTPAKQRTLLFSLAGFLTNLHHINVEALNVPEVERTDFEAVYREDFKEIKQRLLPSLPADEQTFVESRFRSYFENRENFHYKPVLLHSDFSLDHILLHANGQTLKAVIDFGDAAIGDPDYDLFYLYKEMGEAFILDLLGFYRSPNHSLLLEKLRFFVFVEDLQDRIEAMQ, from the coding sequence ATGCTCCGCAAGCAAGAAGTGGCCCGCCTCATTGAAACACACACGCCGCTAAAAATTCTTTCTCTTAAAAGAGCCGGAGAGGGAATGCACAACGAAGCTTTTCTGGTCAACGGTTCTTACCTTTTCCGGTTTGCAAAAACAGAAGGCGACAGACAAAAAATAAAAAAAGAAAGCCTGCTTTTGCCGGTCATAAAGCCGCTTCTGTCTGTGGCCGTTCCTGCTCCGGAATACGTATCGCCGGACTTTTCTTTTATAGCGCATAAAAAACTTTCCGGAATCTTTCTCACCAAAAAAATATACAACGCATCAACCCCTGCAAAACAAAGGACACTGCTTTTTTCGCTTGCGGGCTTTCTTACCAATTTGCACCACATAAACGTTGAGGCATTGAACGTTCCGGAAGTAGAGCGAACCGATTTTGAAGCGGTGTACCGCGAAGATTTTAAGGAGATAAAGCAAAGGCTTCTGCCTTCGCTGCCTGCTGATGAACAAACATTCGTTGAAAGCCGCTTTCGTTCTTATTTTGAAAACAGGGAGAATTTTCACTACAAGCCTGTGCTGCTGCACAGTGACTTTAGCCTTGACCACATCCTTCTTCATGCAAACGGCCAAACGCTAAAGGCCGTCATTGATTTTGGGGATGCGGCCATCGGTGACCCTGACTATGATTTGTTTTACCTGTACAAAGAAATGGGCGAGGCATTCATTCTTGACCTTCTTGGTTTCTACCGTTCTCCCAATCATTCCTTGTTGTTAGAAAAGCTGCGCTTCTTTGTTTTTGTTGAAGACTTGCAAGACAGAATTGAAGCCATGCAGTAA
- a CDS encoding pentapeptide repeat-containing protein → MNALIQDQTFTNKDFTTSSPAAEYEACEFINCNFAKANLSSFRFVDCTFTNCDLSNAKLTKTTLNDVKFTGCKMLGLLFYECDDFLFTVSFSNCNLSFSSFYLRTLKKTVFQNCTLHEVDFTDANLAGSSFVDCDLAKALFQNTVLEKADFRTAYNFTLDPEQNKLKKARFSSANLAGLLAKYDLDIG, encoded by the coding sequence ATGAACGCACTCATTCAGGACCAAACCTTCACCAACAAGGACTTCACAACTTCATCACCCGCCGCCGAATACGAAGCCTGCGAATTCATCAACTGCAATTTTGCAAAAGCAAACCTTTCCTCTTTTCGTTTTGTGGATTGTACGTTTACGAACTGTGATTTAAGCAACGCCAAGCTCACCAAGACAACTTTGAATGACGTAAAGTTTACCGGCTGCAAAATGCTCGGTCTTCTTTTTTACGAATGCGATGATTTTCTTTTCACCGTTTCCTTCAGCAACTGCAACCTGAGTTTTTCTTCTTTCTATCTGCGAACGCTTAAGAAAACCGTTTTTCAAAACTGCACTCTGCACGAAGTGGACTTCACCGACGCCAACCTTGCCGGCTCTTCTTTTGTTGATTGTGATTTAGCCAAAGCGTTGTTTCAAAACACGGTATTAGAGAAGGCTGATTTTCGAACGGCATATAATTTCACACTGGACCCCGAGCAAAACAAACTAAAAAAAGCACGGTTCAGCAGCGCCAACCTTGCCGGCCTGTTGGCAAAATACGATCTTGACATTGGCTGA
- a CDS encoding PAS domain-containing protein: MSDTRQFFDGIFNNAKVNAILVMDQNGHIKSVNDAFTSAYGYKTEDLLDQHFRILFTEKDQLIRKPEIELNITQREGSSTDENYLVHKNGTPIWVTGESVLVKTPESPCVVKIIHNIHAQKQLERYLLHTSELLEGLFESVQQSGLVILDAQMKVVKTNERFKQMFGITEPVAAGTKLRQVSHPFWNEKEIHDDLRNAIVNSTPIQKVYVVDNGNQTFRRLHIASKAIVGDDGSDKQILLMVKEE, encoded by the coding sequence ATGAGTGATACCCGGCAATTTTTCGACGGTATATTCAACAACGCCAAGGTTAACGCCATTCTCGTAATGGACCAAAACGGGCACATAAAAAGCGTGAACGATGCCTTTACCTCGGCTTACGGTTACAAAACAGAAGATCTGCTCGATCAACACTTTCGCATTTTGTTCACCGAAAAAGACCAACTGATTCGCAAACCCGAAATTGAATTGAACATTACGCAACGCGAAGGTTCGAGCACCGACGAAAATTATCTTGTTCACAAGAACGGAACACCCATTTGGGTAACCGGCGAATCGGTGTTGGTAAAAACGCCTGAATCACCTTGTGTTGTTAAAATCATTCACAACATTCACGCACAAAAGCAACTGGAGCGTTACTTATTACATACCTCCGAACTGTTGGAGGGATTATTCGAATCGGTTCAGCAAAGCGGGTTGGTTATTTTGGATGCGCAAATGAAAGTGGTAAAAACAAACGAGCGTTTCAAACAGATGTTCGGCATAACCGAACCGGTAGCAGCCGGCACCAAACTCCGGCAAGTGTCCCATCCTTTCTGGAACGAAAAAGAAATCCACGACGACCTGCGGAATGCAATTGTAAACAGCACGCCCATACAAAAGGTTTACGTTGTTGATAACGGCAATCAAACTTTTCGACGCTTGCACATTGCATCGAAAGCAATCGTTGGCGATGACGGCTCTGACAAGCAAATACTCTTGATGGTAAAAGAAGAGTAA
- the gldB gene encoding gliding motility lipoprotein GldB, producing the protein MMRWISLLLFVAFFSCKNKNGAPDVSDVKMNVTVLRFEKDFFSMDTTQLQASLQGVEKKYPAFLPVYFKYFAPVRDIAQQQHLTFETALLQYYRGIKPLAVEADKKFSNLDNVKNGLDDNLRYVKHYFPLFRPPVVLTSVESLNPENPTEIYGTTYYNDTLVISLQMFLGKDYPAYDPSQYPDYLRRRFEPAYIVPNCIRAVASDIYADSTEGASLIEQMIEKGKQWWLMHKFMPDAPDSLITGYTAQQTTDLQREEGNVWGVITKNENIFSIDQTTIQTYIGEAPFTQTLPQGAPGNIGPWIGWRILNKFEGDHPKMSVQQILHTTAKKIFEEAKYRPK; encoded by the coding sequence ATGATGCGTTGGATTTCTCTTCTTCTTTTCGTTGCCTTCTTTTCGTGCAAAAATAAAAACGGTGCACCCGATGTTTCGGACGTTAAAATGAACGTAACGGTGCTACGATTTGAGAAAGATTTTTTCTCGATGGACACGACGCAGTTGCAGGCATCGTTGCAAGGTGTTGAAAAAAAATACCCGGCTTTTTTGCCGGTCTATTTTAAATATTTTGCCCCGGTAAGAGACATTGCGCAACAGCAACACCTCACCTTTGAGACGGCGCTGCTGCAATACTACCGCGGCATTAAGCCACTGGCAGTTGAGGCGGATAAAAAGTTTTCAAACCTCGATAACGTGAAGAACGGGTTGGATGACAACCTTCGCTACGTGAAGCATTATTTTCCTTTGTTTAGGCCGCCGGTGGTGCTTACCTCGGTGGAAAGTTTGAATCCTGAAAACCCTACCGAGATTTACGGCACCACGTATTACAACGACACGCTGGTGATTAGCCTGCAAATGTTTTTGGGCAAGGATTATCCGGCTTACGATCCTTCGCAATACCCCGATTATTTACGCCGCCGCTTTGAACCGGCTTACATCGTTCCGAACTGCATCCGCGCCGTTGCTTCTGATATTTATGCCGACAGCACCGAAGGCGCTTCTCTCATTGAACAGATGATTGAAAAAGGAAAGCAGTGGTGGCTGATGCACAAGTTTATGCCGGACGCACCGGACAGTTTAATCACCGGTTACACGGCGCAACAAACAACGGACCTGCAGCGCGAAGAAGGCAACGTGTGGGGCGTGATTACAAAGAACGAGAACATTTTTTCCATTGACCAAACCACCATTCAAACTTACATCGGCGAAGCGCCTTTTACGCAAACATTGCCGCAAGGTGCGCCGGGGAATATCGGGCCGTGGATTGGCTGGCGCATCCTCAACAAGTTTGAAGGAGATCATCCAAAGATGAGTGTGCAACAGATTTTGCACACAACCGCGAAGAAAATATTTGAAGAGGCGAAGTACAGGCCGAAGTGA